A region of Macrobrachium nipponense isolate FS-2020 chromosome 7, ASM1510439v2, whole genome shotgun sequence DNA encodes the following proteins:
- the LOC135217511 gene encoding protein phosphatase 1 regulatory subunit 12A-like isoform X2 → MSRIAAQHMQGADPNQKNHDGLTALHQCCIDGSLDMVTLLLENGANVNIKDRDLWTPLHAAATCGHFKIVSLLIKAGADLTAINGDGDMPHDIAEDEVMQQYLENELAKIGLTENEINHIRNSSHSSMLADINYVLSSGGDLNQPLDQGGTFLHVAIASCFNDIAYLLLREGASASVRDDDGWEPIHVAAYWGNEEALDLLSNQEDTDIRSTTDNGETPYDLCEDHEMKIHILQKISDVSRKYGSVKTYINPHPQPSIKKLKSCNESDVEMISHFDDYEETITDVLNFNIYADQTKSQETDKENIHDQNGSDVEEVQESLQDNSSKDHTSYTILNLEASEFSERRNSVKEAKHLAPVKRANSLERHQQPPYITNNIKDGNDDAHEKTTDNILDLITTLSAPQQPIITMEDDDDEIIGYPQGIANPLYVQENNYMRNMKDDKEVHVTDGNQKDIKTNHVLPTTPSKVQRPTETGQTTLQVMKHSKPRAPTPPQDQRHQSPETFIPRNEPEVHNDTKYLSRQNATSSLKTQDFTEMNNNMLGKGSLINTTLMDLKKRRQEARLMQRVNLEADSKATLTKSTFYNECETYDPPPSPTMIRYHFKMSEEEFNGQQIIRVRKCIIM, encoded by the coding sequence GAGCTGACCCTAATCAGAAAAATCATGATGGACTCACAGCTCTTCATCAGTGCTGCATTGATGGATCCTTAGACATGGTAACACTTTTACTTGAAAATGGAGCGAATGTCAACATCAAAGACAGAGACCTTTGGACGCCTCTTCATGCTGCAGCAACGTGTGGCCATTTCAAAATCGTAAGCCTCCTTATAAAGGCTGGTGCTGATCTGACAGCAATAAACGGCGATGGCGATATGCCTCATGACATAGCTGAAGATGAAGTCATGCAACAGTACTTGGAGAATGAATTGGCTAAGATTGGACTGACAGAGAATGAAATCAACCACATTCGCAATTCTTCCCATTCATCTATGTTAGCAGATATCAACTATGTTTTGTCCAGTGGAGGAGATCTGAATCAACCATTAGACCAAGGAGGTACATTTCTTCATGTGGCTATTGCAAGCTGTTTTAATGACATAGCTTATTTATTATTGAGAGAAGGGGCATCTGCCTCAGTACGTGACGATGATGGATGGGAACCTATTCATGTTGCAGCTTACTGGGGAAATGAAGAAGCTCTTGATTTACTTAGCAATCAAGAGGATACTGATATAAGATCTACAACAGACAATGGAGAAACACCATATGACCTCTGTGAAGATCACGAGATGAAAATACACATTCTACAAAAAATTAGTGATGTATCTCGGAAATATGGCTCTGTCAAAACATACATCAATCCACATCCACAACCATCCATTAAAAAGTTAAAGAGTTGTAATGAAAGTGATGTTGAAATGATCAGCCACTTCGATGACTACGAAGAGACAATAACGGATGTCTTGAACTTTAACATTTATGCAGATCAAACAAAATCTCAAGAAACAGATAAAGAGAATATTCATGACCAAAATGGTAGTGATGTTGAAGAAGTACAAGAGAGTCTGCAAGATAACAGTTCCAAAGATCATACATCATATACCATACTCAACCTGGAAGCCTCTGAATTTTCTGAACGAAGGAATTCTGTTAAAGAAGCGAAGCACTTAGCACCAGTAAAACGAGCTAATAGTTTGGAAAGACACCAACAGCCCCCATACATCACAAACAACATCAAAGACGGAAATGACGATGCGCATGAAAAAACTACAGATAACATACTTGATTTGATAACCACATTGAGCGCTCCACAGCAGCCAATTATCACAATGGAAGACGATGATGACGAAATTATTGGATACCCACAAGGAATTGCAAATCCTCTTTATgtacaagaaaataattatatgagaAACATGAAAGATGACAAAGAAGTACATGTAACAGATGGTAACCAAAAAGAcataaaaactaaccatgtgcTTCCTACTACACCATCAAAAGTTCAGAGACCCACTGAGACAGGACAAACTACATTACAAGTAATGAAACACTCCAAACCAAGAGCACCAACACCACCACAAGATCAAAGACATCAATCTCCTGAGACTTTTATACCAAGAAATGAACCTGAAGTACATAATGATACAAAATACCTTTCAAGACAAAATGCTACTTCATCATTAAAGACTCAAGATTTTACAGAAATGAACAATAATATGTTAGGAAAAGGTTCTTTAATAAATACAACACTTATGGACCTGAAAAAAAGGCGTCAGGAGGCAAGGCTAATGCAAAGAGTAAACTTGGAGGCTGACAGCAAagctaccttgacaaaatctacATTTTATAATGAATGTGAAACTTATGATCCACCACCAAGTCCAACAATGATTCGTTATCACTTTAAAATGAGTGAAGAAGAGTTTAATGGTCAACAGATTATCAGAGTAAGGAAATGTATCATAATGTAA